A genome region from Paenibacillus sp. J23TS9 includes the following:
- a CDS encoding helicase DnaB translates to MHMKSLLHFTENHRYCVYRDFCLSSLDSKMLSSIYQPMVGAFAISLYHLLFQQIPIEKLGYSPLEQQRRLFLTLGLEPSEKGRKFLIEQASLLEAVGLLQTCRMYMPEHEDYIYEYELQQPLSPAEFFNTQHLTLLLRDKIGKFAVLALREELWATEPEEYSESTAGHKENISLAFYDIFELNTHVIDYELEQALSEVSTARQPGLRVSGDEDELNYADIILRFPKDSVNRMHVEKLRFNHEQMGIINYVVNKYDLSVQDLCRLLDEDGVFAADGGIALEELQRKANLHFRQDKRRQEQREVYAGKVVSFRQSEASSEDPAPLEHAVEMEYYVDVPVQFQSKCDVHQYNMMLRNEPYTKLLKTFFPGSVPDNFFDIFDKIDHSYKLPGEVINVLIHYLMSLLTSGGNEQRINRNFVEAIASNMLLKQVNSYEKAVQYIRDQSKVKGKQAAASGGGRTRTYGSKPVRMKPEIPIAQENRSMDAVSEEEFEEMLRMAAEMQASKKKGI, encoded by the coding sequence ATGCATATGAAGAGTCTGCTGCATTTTACTGAAAATCACAGGTATTGCGTATATCGCGATTTTTGCTTAAGCAGCCTGGACAGCAAAATGCTCAGCTCGATTTACCAGCCCATGGTCGGAGCCTTTGCTATCAGTTTATATCATCTGCTGTTTCAGCAGATTCCTATAGAAAAATTAGGGTATTCGCCGCTCGAGCAGCAGCGCCGCCTGTTTCTGACCCTGGGTCTGGAGCCCAGCGAGAAAGGCCGGAAATTTCTGATTGAACAAGCCTCGCTTCTGGAAGCGGTGGGTCTGCTACAAACCTGCCGCATGTATATGCCGGAGCATGAGGATTATATCTATGAATACGAACTCCAGCAGCCTTTGTCACCTGCCGAGTTTTTCAATACCCAGCATTTGACGCTGCTTCTCCGGGATAAAATCGGCAAGTTTGCCGTATTGGCGCTTCGCGAGGAACTGTGGGCCACAGAACCGGAGGAATATTCGGAATCAACAGCCGGCCACAAAGAGAATATTTCGCTTGCCTTTTATGATATTTTCGAGCTGAATACGCATGTCATCGATTATGAACTGGAGCAGGCACTTTCCGAAGTGTCCACCGCAAGGCAGCCTGGACTGCGCGTGTCAGGAGATGAGGACGAGCTGAATTATGCCGATATCATCCTGCGTTTTCCGAAGGATTCGGTCAATCGCATGCATGTCGAGAAGCTTCGCTTTAATCACGAGCAGATGGGCATCATCAATTATGTAGTAAACAAGTATGATCTTAGCGTACAGGACTTATGCCGGCTGCTGGATGAAGACGGGGTATTTGCCGCAGATGGCGGCATTGCCCTCGAAGAGCTTCAGCGCAAAGCGAATTTGCATTTCCGTCAGGACAAACGGCGGCAGGAGCAGCGTGAGGTCTATGCGGGTAAAGTGGTTTCTTTCCGGCAAAGCGAGGCGTCCTCGGAGGACCCTGCACCGCTGGAACATGCCGTTGAAATGGAATACTATGTGGATGTTCCGGTTCAGTTCCAGTCCAAGTGCGATGTCCACCAGTATAATATGATGCTGCGCAATGAGCCTTATACGAAGCTGCTGAAAACTTTTTTTCCGGGCTCCGTTCCGGATAACTTTTTTGATATTTTTGATAAAATCGACCACAGCTACAAGCTGCCGGGCGAAGTCATCAATGTACTCATCCATTATTTAATGTCACTTCTGACTTCAGGCGGCAACGAGCAGCGCATCAACCGCAATTTTGTGGAAGCTATTGCCTCCAATATGCTGCTGAAGCAGGTGAATAGTTACGAGAAAGCCGTTCAATATATACGTGATCAATCCAAGGTTAAAGGGAAACAGGCAGCCGCTTCCGGGGGAGGAAGAACCCGTACATACGGCAGCAAGCCCGTGAGAATGAAACCTGAAATTCCGATTGCACAGGAAAATCGGTCAATGGACGCAGTCAGTGAGGAAGAATTCGAGGAAATGCTGCGGATGGCGGCTGAAATGCAAGCGAGCAAGAAAAAGGGAATTTAA
- the trxA gene encoding thioredoxin: protein MAIVNVTDQSFNAEIEGQGTVLVDFWAPWCGPCKMIAPILDDLSNEMGDSVKIAKLNVDENPETASRFGVMSIPTLIFFKDGQPVDKVVGLNSKENLKNIISKHQ, encoded by the coding sequence ATGGCTATTGTAAATGTAACTGACCAATCCTTTAATGCTGAAATTGAAGGCCAAGGTACAGTATTGGTTGACTTTTGGGCACCTTGGTGTGGTCCTTGTAAAATGATCGCTCCAATTCTGGATGACCTCTCCAATGAGATGGGTGATTCCGTGAAAATTGCCAAATTGAATGTGGATGAAAATCCGGAAACGGCTTCCCGTTTCGGTGTGATGAGTATTCCAACCCTGATCTTCTTCAAAGACGGCCAGCCGGTTGATAAAGTGGTAGGTCTGAATTCCAAAGAAAACCTGAAGAACATCATCTCCAAGCATCAATAA
- a CDS encoding YqzM family protein — protein MDANVHANDPRKHVNEEPRNDLMDLMNGFGGMALLMTLIFAVMVIIKFVISG, from the coding sequence ATGGATGCAAACGTGCACGCGAACGATCCAAGGAAACACGTGAACGAAGAGCCGCGCAATGACTTGATGGATCTGATGAATGGCTTTGGAGGCATGGCTTTGCTCATGACCCTTATTTTCGCAGTCATGGTCATCATCAAGTTTGTTATCTCCGGCTAA
- the dnaI gene encoding primosomal protein DnaI, giving the protein MESLGQVLKQMKGPSFLKRSQAIFDELLSDPIVKELREEHPELDEAKLRTNLPRLYQYVNDRRNCGNCPGLEKCPNDFQGHYSKLETAALNGQLELVERKAPCSLQVAKQNEDQIRKRIRSFYVDERALQEGYNEVEIMGKDRHRAPAVNQVFRYIREVKEHGLTPRGLYLFGSFGTGKTFLMSYMLHELAIAGYTGVIVYMPEFMEDLKSMIQDSQKLKDTVEVMKNCDLLIFDDLGAENLSPWVRDHVLGAILNFRMNRKPTFYTSNYDFGGLEKHLSFTSKDGEEMHKGQRLMDRISPFVDIVHLHGENQRRSRA; this is encoded by the coding sequence TTGGAGTCATTAGGTCAGGTATTGAAGCAAATGAAGGGGCCATCATTTCTAAAAAGATCACAGGCTATATTCGATGAGCTGCTCAGTGATCCGATCGTAAAAGAGCTTCGCGAAGAGCATCCGGAGCTTGATGAAGCGAAACTGCGTACCAATCTGCCGCGTTTGTACCAATATGTGAATGACCGGCGCAATTGCGGCAATTGTCCGGGCCTTGAGAAATGCCCTAATGATTTTCAAGGGCATTACAGCAAGCTGGAGACGGCTGCGCTGAACGGACAGCTAGAATTAGTGGAGCGTAAGGCGCCTTGCTCCCTGCAGGTTGCGAAGCAGAACGAGGATCAGATCCGGAAGCGGATCCGCAGTTTCTATGTGGATGAGCGTGCACTGCAGGAAGGATATAATGAAGTGGAGATTATGGGTAAGGATCGGCATCGTGCTCCTGCCGTGAATCAGGTATTCCGGTATATCCGGGAAGTGAAGGAGCATGGACTTACGCCTAGAGGATTGTATTTGTTCGGTTCGTTCGGGACGGGCAAGACATTCCTCATGAGCTATATGCTGCATGAGCTTGCGATTGCAGGTTATACAGGAGTCATCGTATATATGCCTGAATTCATGGAAGATCTGAAATCCATGATTCAAGACAGCCAGAAGCTCAAAGATACCGTAGAAGTGATGAAAAACTGCGATCTGCTGATTTTTGATGATCTCGGTGCCGAGAATTTAAGTCCTTGGGTTCGCGATCATGTGCTTGGGGCTATCCTCAATTTCAGAATGAACCGTAAACCGACCTTCTACACTTCGAATTATGATTTTGGCGGACTGGAGAAGCATCTCAGCTTTACAAGCAAAGACGGCGAGGAAATGCACAAGGGGCAGCGGCTGATGGACCGGATTTCCCCATTTGTAGATATTGTACATCTCCATGGTGAGAACCAGCGGCGGAGCCGGGCGTAA
- a CDS encoding alpha/beta fold hydrolase, with translation MKGRSCILIFLVIIMMGLFFPGKSIKASGDAKVIPVRAAAEALGGSVQWIKEERALKVRLGSRKWEIVLGSSLSALNEKEFVLVQPAGMNAENMVCVPLQSFNSALGVQMEFREGQWMPGREDTTGLGMYWMRLMQLGDYDKARSMMNASLADLFPDEALEHYKDSLDETYGSWILLKADFQDNDVHKNAILIYQTPRGQSFRMELRFDEDGRLDDLALLRNTSDTYTSPSYDRPEQYAEEKVTVGTKSLPLPGTLTIPEQSVGKLPAVVLVHGSGPSDEDESSGGGKMFRDIAVGLANEGIAVLRYSKRTYEYPIRSLTPYFTVQEETIEDSLSAVKLLQQDERIDSSRIYVLGHSQGGMLVPEILGEDHDGAIAGAMLLSAPSGSLEDLMLQQYKGILKRAVDNNETGAELERKQAKVDTWQNAVDMLHDDEYSKEHLPALFPLPSAYWWYDIRRYSGPMIARNQHVPLLILQGENDVQVPLSSLKVWKQALDTRTDVKYKSYPGLNHMYALYDQPSTGDEYRIAANVPGAVIKDLADWIHLAVK, from the coding sequence TTGAAGGGGAGATCTTGTATCCTTATATTTCTGGTGATCATCATGATGGGCTTATTTTTTCCTGGAAAAAGCATAAAGGCTTCAGGAGATGCGAAGGTTATACCGGTGCGTGCCGCCGCGGAGGCGCTTGGGGGAAGTGTGCAATGGATCAAGGAGGAAAGGGCATTGAAAGTGAGGCTTGGCAGCCGGAAATGGGAGATTGTCCTCGGCAGCAGCTTGTCTGCTTTAAATGAAAAGGAATTTGTTCTTGTTCAACCGGCAGGCATGAATGCGGAAAATATGGTCTGCGTACCGCTGCAATCCTTCAATAGCGCCTTGGGAGTTCAAATGGAGTTCCGTGAAGGACAATGGATGCCGGGCAGAGAAGATACCACCGGCCTCGGCATGTATTGGATGAGGCTCATGCAATTAGGTGATTATGACAAGGCACGCAGTATGATGAATGCTTCATTGGCGGATCTATTTCCGGATGAGGCGCTTGAACATTACAAAGACAGTCTGGATGAAACTTATGGCTCTTGGATACTGCTCAAAGCTGATTTCCAGGATAATGATGTACATAAAAACGCCATTCTGATCTACCAGACGCCGCGTGGGCAAAGCTTCCGGATGGAGCTGCGTTTTGACGAAGACGGCAGATTGGATGATCTTGCCCTGCTGCGGAACACTTCCGATACATATACCTCTCCATCTTACGACCGTCCTGAACAATATGCAGAGGAAAAAGTAACGGTCGGAACGAAGAGCCTGCCGCTGCCGGGTACGCTGACCATTCCTGAGCAATCCGTTGGAAAACTTCCAGCCGTCGTTTTAGTTCACGGGTCAGGCCCGAGTGATGAAGATGAATCATCAGGAGGCGGTAAAATGTTCCGTGATATCGCAGTCGGACTCGCGAATGAGGGGATTGCTGTTCTGCGATATTCCAAGCGGACATATGAATATCCCATCCGCTCGTTAACGCCTTATTTTACGGTTCAGGAAGAAACGATTGAGGACAGCTTGTCTGCGGTCAAGCTTTTGCAGCAGGATGAGCGGATTGATTCCAGCCGGATATACGTGCTTGGGCATAGTCAGGGTGGCATGCTGGTTCCGGAAATTCTGGGAGAGGATCATGATGGTGCCATTGCCGGGGCGATGCTGTTGTCTGCTCCATCCGGTTCGCTGGAAGATCTGATGCTTCAGCAGTACAAGGGGATCCTGAAACGGGCCGTAGACAACAATGAGACAGGTGCCGAACTGGAGCGCAAACAGGCAAAGGTGGATACCTGGCAGAATGCTGTCGATATGCTTCATGATGATGAATATTCCAAGGAGCATTTACCCGCCTTATTTCCATTGCCGAGCGCTTACTGGTGGTATGATATCCGCCGCTACAGCGGTCCTATGATTGCACGGAACCAGCATGTTCCCCTTCTGATCCTTCAAGGCGAAAATGATGTGCAGGTTCCTTTATCGAGCTTGAAGGTATGGAAGCAGGCGCTTGACACAAGGACGGATGTGAAGTATAAATCTTATCCTGGGCTGAATCACATGTACGCCCTTTATGATCAGCCTTCGACAGGTGATGAGTACCGGATTGCCGCGAATGTTCCCGGGGCTGTGATCAAGGATTTGGCCGATTGGATTCATTTGGCGGTAAAATAA
- a CDS encoding YuiB family protein, protein MQFIPVLVLMVLFFVMMFGIGFILNMLMKTTWFPSYLFVVIILPLVVYSLWDRGEVSFLSHLESFRVVDYLTGVAGLVGAVFSGLSIQKLRQSGFKMF, encoded by the coding sequence ATGCAGTTTATTCCTGTGTTAGTGCTGATGGTTTTATTTTTTGTGATGATGTTCGGTATAGGCTTCATCTTAAATATGCTTATGAAGACGACATGGTTTCCTTCTTATTTATTTGTCGTTATTATTTTGCCGCTTGTGGTATATTCGCTGTGGGACCGCGGCGAAGTATCATTCCTCAGCCATTTGGAATCTTTCCGTGTCGTAGATTATTTGACGGGCGTAGCAGGTCTTGTGGGTGCTGTTTTCAGTGGATTGTCCATTCAGAAGCTGCGTCAGAGCGGATTTAAAATGTTTTAG